The following coding sequences are from one Luteolibacter yonseiensis window:
- a CDS encoding glutamine synthetase beta-grasp domain-containing protein — MAKYKLEYIWLDGYTPVPNLRGKTQIKEYASFPTLEELPLWGFDGSSTQQAEGRSSDCVLKPVAIYPDTTRKNGAIVMCEVMMPDGTTPHPTNARATILDDPGAWFGFEQEYFLYQDGRPLGFPVDGFPKIGQGPYYCGVGYKFMGDIARQIVEEHLDLCLDAGINHEGINAEVAKGQWEFQIFGKGSKKAADEMWVARYLLNRVCEKYGIDVEYHCKPLGDTDWNGSGMHANFSTEYLRTKGGKEYFEALMGAFADHVEEHIAVYGPDNHMRLTGLHETQAIDKFSYGVADRGASIRIPHSFVKGDKYQGYLEDRRPNSQGDPYQIASRILKTISLVPTP, encoded by the coding sequence ATGGCCAAATACAAATTGGAATACATCTGGCTCGACGGCTACACCCCCGTGCCAAATCTCCGCGGAAAAACGCAAATCAAAGAATACGCCAGTTTTCCAACCCTGGAAGAGCTCCCACTCTGGGGCTTCGACGGTAGTTCCACCCAGCAAGCTGAAGGCCGCAGCTCCGATTGCGTCCTGAAACCGGTCGCCATCTACCCGGACACCACCCGCAAGAACGGTGCGATCGTGATGTGCGAAGTCATGATGCCGGACGGCACCACCCCGCACCCGACCAACGCGCGTGCCACCATCCTTGACGATCCCGGCGCATGGTTCGGCTTCGAGCAGGAATATTTCCTCTACCAGGACGGACGTCCTCTCGGCTTCCCTGTCGATGGCTTCCCGAAAATCGGCCAAGGCCCGTATTACTGCGGTGTCGGCTACAAGTTCATGGGCGACATCGCCCGCCAGATCGTCGAGGAGCACCTCGACCTCTGCCTCGACGCAGGCATCAACCACGAAGGCATCAACGCCGAGGTGGCGAAAGGCCAGTGGGAATTCCAGATCTTCGGCAAGGGCTCCAAGAAAGCCGCCGACGAAATGTGGGTCGCCCGCTACCTCCTCAACCGCGTCTGCGAAAAATACGGCATCGACGTGGAATACCATTGCAAACCACTCGGTGACACCGACTGGAACGGCTCCGGCATGCACGCGAACTTCTCCACCGAGTACCTCCGCACCAAGGGCGGCAAGGAGTACTTCGAAGCACTCATGGGTGCCTTCGCCGACCACGTGGAAGAGCACATCGCCGTCTACGGTCCTGACAACCACATGCGCCTCACCGGTCTCCACGAGACCCAGGCCATCGACAAGTTCTCCTACGGTGTCGCTGACCGCGGTGCGTCCATCCGCATCCCGCACAGCTTCGTCAAGGGCGACAAATATCAAGGCTATCTCGAAGACCGCCGTCCGAACTCCCAAGGCGACCCGTACCAGATCGCCTCGCGGATCCTCAAGACGATCTCCCTCGTGCCGACTCCTTGA
- a CDS encoding NPCBM/NEW2 domain-containing protein: MKIRINSCCLLLASLMTGLATPENDIASQVPAARAILDEWQAEKPERAQRKLHVILWTPSDREPAPGYRERLSAVLHDIQKFYAKEMTRVGFGPRTLRFDEESGGMIRIHQVRGRHPYAHYATKSGSEIREECLKPLKQAGVDADKETIVIFCNMANWDADKGTMTQNSPYYAGGTHMKGTAWQVDSPLLNLDFLAKKEPVFHDGQYGNISVGRYNSIFIGGVAHELGHALGLPHACEREDEKESFGTALMGSGNRSYGENLRGEGKGTFLTLAHALRLASHPIFCGSIKGVDIPANVLVTDASIQQAGNGCDFSATVKADPPVYGVVAYMDPEGGGDYDATTTTAVPDKNGKFVLHCQTFAKGKAGELRVVYLQSNGVASGFLSATPYSYPYLVDSSGKVDISASRTRLLLEPLVAAVAARAPAAVELRLKELASFKDDSLSEIARCYANSISPRLKSGIGPGTNRVLLSEMATAEALTGYGPPTRDGLPGRDGILICGGRAYARGLYAHAPARHVWELDGSWKSLQGRAGIADGHDGTVRFVIEGDGKLLWQSDVVKAGKSLPFQADLSGIRKLTLRTEDGGDETRGDWGLWLAPEISR; the protein is encoded by the coding sequence ATGAAAATCCGAATCAACTCATGCTGCCTCCTGTTGGCATCCCTGATGACAGGTCTTGCAACTCCCGAAAATGACATCGCCTCGCAGGTACCCGCGGCGAGGGCCATCCTGGATGAATGGCAGGCGGAAAAACCGGAGCGGGCCCAGAGAAAACTGCACGTGATCTTGTGGACCCCCTCCGACCGGGAACCCGCACCGGGATATCGCGAGCGGCTTTCCGCCGTGTTGCACGACATCCAGAAATTCTATGCGAAGGAAATGACACGCGTCGGATTCGGTCCCCGCACCTTGAGATTTGATGAAGAATCTGGCGGCATGATCCGCATTCATCAGGTGCGGGGCAGGCACCCCTACGCTCACTACGCCACGAAAAGCGGAAGCGAAATCCGCGAGGAATGCCTCAAGCCGCTGAAGCAGGCCGGTGTGGACGCGGACAAGGAAACGATCGTGATCTTCTGCAACATGGCGAACTGGGATGCCGACAAGGGAACAATGACCCAGAACAGCCCTTACTATGCCGGCGGAACCCATATGAAGGGCACCGCATGGCAGGTGGATTCCCCGTTGTTGAACCTGGACTTCCTGGCGAAAAAGGAGCCGGTTTTCCATGACGGCCAGTATGGAAACATCTCGGTCGGCCGTTATAATTCGATCTTCATCGGTGGCGTGGCCCACGAGTTGGGGCACGCCCTGGGTCTCCCCCATGCGTGCGAACGGGAGGACGAGAAAGAATCATTCGGAACCGCGCTCATGGGATCCGGAAACCGCTCTTACGGTGAGAATCTGCGGGGCGAAGGCAAGGGCACGTTCCTCACCCTCGCCCACGCGCTGCGGCTAGCGTCCCACCCGATTTTCTGCGGCTCCATCAAGGGCGTGGACATTCCCGCAAACGTATTGGTGACGGATGCCTCGATCCAGCAAGCCGGGAATGGCTGCGATTTCTCCGCCACGGTGAAGGCGGACCCGCCGGTATATGGGGTGGTCGCCTACATGGATCCCGAGGGTGGAGGCGATTACGACGCCACGACCACCACGGCGGTGCCGGACAAGAACGGCAAATTCGTCCTGCACTGCCAGACCTTCGCCAAAGGCAAGGCGGGTGAGCTGCGGGTGGTCTATCTCCAGTCAAACGGCGTAGCCTCCGGATTCTTGAGCGCCACCCCCTACAGCTATCCCTATCTGGTGGATTCTTCGGGCAAGGTTGATATTTCCGCATCGAGAACCCGGCTGCTTCTGGAACCACTCGTCGCCGCGGTCGCCGCCCGTGCCCCGGCTGCTGTGGAACTGCGGTTGAAAGAACTTGCCTCATTCAAAGACGATTCCCTTTCGGAAATCGCCCGATGCTATGCGAATTCCATCTCACCCCGCTTGAAATCAGGAATCGGCCCCGGAACCAACCGGGTGCTTCTCTCCGAAATGGCCACCGCCGAGGCGCTTACCGGCTATGGTCCACCGACCCGCGACGGACTGCCGGGACGAGACGGGATTCTCATCTGTGGCGGCCGGGCATATGCACGCGGACTCTACGCCCACGCACCCGCCCGCCATGTGTGGGAACTGGACGGCTCATGGAAGTCCCTTCAAGGAAGAGCCGGTATCGCGGACGGTCATGACGGCACCGTCCGGTTCGTCATCGAGGGCGATGGCAAGCTGCTGTGGCAATCGGACGTGGTCAAGGCCGGCAAGAGCCTGCCATTCCAAGCCGACCTCAGCGGAATCAGAAAACTCACCCTGCGTACGGAAGACGGCGGGGACGAAACCCGGGGTGACTGGGGGCTCTGGCTCGCTCCCGAAATTTCCCGTTGA
- a CDS encoding serine/threonine protein phosphatase yields MAIDPLKDGIRSNVRIDFYGHVHKRLRGTDADKRYAMEVSVLKVLEERGCPYVPRLLEEHPEELYFVSTNCGKPASMITKEKANQLFAKLEREYGVRHLDAEPRNITYSDKLGCFCIIDFELAEVLPPPPELGTPSPKNPEHP; encoded by the coding sequence ATGGCCATCGACCCACTCAAAGACGGCATCCGTTCCAACGTCCGGATCGATTTCTACGGCCACGTCCACAAGCGCCTGCGGGGCACGGATGCGGACAAGCGCTACGCCATGGAGGTCTCCGTCCTGAAGGTGTTGGAAGAACGCGGCTGCCCGTATGTCCCACGCCTGCTGGAAGAACATCCGGAGGAGCTTTATTTCGTCTCCACGAACTGCGGGAAGCCCGCGTCCATGATTACCAAGGAGAAGGCCAACCAGCTTTTCGCGAAACTGGAGCGCGAGTATGGCGTGCGCCATCTCGACGCGGAGCCCCGGAACATCACCTACTCCGACAAGCTCGGTTGCTTCTGCATCATCGACTTCGAGCTGGCGGAGGTGCTTCCACCACCGCCGGAGCTCGGCACTCCCTCACCCAAAAATCCCGAACACCCATAA
- a CDS encoding YlbF family regulator, producing the protein MSIVAEDSQVISKTKELCAQIVSDPTFLKLQAQVERFLGDDAARLQYQSVHERGEELHHKQHAGIELGAVEIREFEAARDALFANEIARDFLTAQRELEGLQKEIGKYVSSTIENGRVPTADDLVESGGGCCGGHGGGGCGC; encoded by the coding sequence ATGTCCATTGTTGCCGAAGACTCACAAGTCATCTCCAAAACCAAGGAACTGTGCGCGCAAATCGTCAGTGATCCTACCTTTCTCAAGCTTCAGGCCCAGGTCGAGCGCTTCCTGGGCGACGACGCGGCCCGCCTCCAATACCAGAGCGTGCATGAGCGCGGCGAGGAACTCCACCACAAGCAACACGCCGGCATCGAGCTGGGCGCTGTTGAAATCCGCGAGTTCGAGGCGGCCCGTGACGCTTTGTTCGCCAATGAAATCGCCCGTGATTTCCTTACCGCCCAGCGCGAACTGGAAGGCCTCCAGAAGGAAATCGGCAAGTACGTGAGCAGCACCATCGAAAACGGCCGCGTGCCAACGGCTGACGACCTCGTGGAATCCGGCGGCGGTTGCTGCGGTGGCCACGGTGGCGGCGGCTGCGGTTGCTAA
- a CDS encoding response regulator, producing MTYHPLLARQLRRVFGSSDTVPPEVLPFIKLVDGAYAQFDSDRLLTEHVMTVSARELTESNATLIEQNNRNAEVLQRLEKAINLLNDDESGHRGGLDLLQVAHDIEQLAELRRDTENALRSAKVAADSANRAKSEFLANMSHEIRTPLNAVVGMTSLLLDSEMSPDQLDYTETIRASSDALLSIINDILDFSKIEAGKMEVECIPTDIHTTVEQVIDMFSAQTSAQMLDLGAFISPEVPRWVNSDPTRLRQILVNLVGNAIRFTPQGGIGIFVSAMREEDKWNIRFHVEDTGIGIPAERLDRLFKAFTQVDSSTTRRFGGTGLGLAISQRLVSMLGGEISVTSEPGEGTTFHFDIRAEAVGLNELRPPQQLDIRPLAGRHILIVDDIAINRRILEQQLRGAGFVVTLAPSPQAAIEFFLLGNSCDLVLLDYNMPVMNGAELALELDRRHPRSLPPFILLSSRGHLTDEAGPLISRRLAKPVKPSELLSLISETLLPTSHIRVPTRAAPEYDTSFANKYPLKILVAEDIAVNQKVISLFLTRLGYRADIVADGLEVLAAHAAGNHDIILMDLQMPEMDGVAATRMLRTNPNGASRPYIIALTANVQSEQQIEAREVGFQDYLSKPLRPESLANALERAHIWLMANP from the coding sequence ATGACCTATCACCCGCTACTGGCCCGGCAATTGCGGAGAGTTTTCGGCTCGTCAGACACGGTGCCACCGGAAGTGCTGCCATTCATCAAGCTGGTGGATGGCGCTTACGCCCAGTTTGACAGCGACCGCCTGCTGACGGAGCACGTGATGACTGTCAGCGCCCGCGAACTGACCGAATCCAACGCCACCCTGATCGAACAGAACAACCGCAATGCCGAAGTGCTCCAACGGTTGGAAAAGGCGATCAACCTGCTGAACGACGACGAATCCGGCCACCGCGGCGGATTGGATCTTCTGCAGGTCGCCCATGACATCGAGCAACTCGCGGAACTGCGGCGCGATACGGAAAACGCCCTCAGATCCGCGAAAGTCGCCGCGGACTCCGCCAACCGGGCGAAAAGCGAGTTTCTGGCGAACATGAGTCACGAAATCAGAACGCCGCTCAACGCCGTGGTAGGGATGACCAGCCTTCTGCTCGATTCGGAGATGTCTCCCGACCAGCTCGACTATACCGAGACCATCCGCGCCAGCAGCGACGCGCTCCTCAGCATTATCAACGATATCCTGGATTTTTCCAAGATCGAGGCCGGAAAAATGGAGGTCGAGTGCATTCCCACCGACATCCACACCACGGTGGAACAGGTGATCGACATGTTCTCCGCCCAGACCTCCGCGCAGATGTTGGATCTCGGAGCTTTCATTTCCCCGGAGGTGCCGCGATGGGTCAACTCGGATCCCACCCGGCTGCGCCAGATTCTGGTGAACCTCGTGGGAAACGCCATCCGGTTCACTCCTCAGGGAGGCATCGGCATCTTCGTCAGCGCGATGCGGGAAGAAGACAAATGGAACATCAGGTTTCATGTCGAGGACACGGGAATCGGCATTCCAGCCGAGAGGCTCGACCGCCTGTTCAAGGCATTCACCCAGGTGGACAGTTCCACCACGCGGAGATTTGGCGGAACCGGGCTCGGACTGGCCATCTCCCAGCGGCTGGTGTCCATGCTGGGAGGAGAAATTTCCGTGACCAGCGAGCCCGGCGAAGGAACCACCTTCCACTTCGACATCCGCGCGGAGGCGGTCGGTCTCAATGAGCTGCGTCCGCCACAACAACTCGACATCCGTCCTCTCGCCGGACGGCATATCCTGATTGTGGACGACATCGCGATCAACCGCCGGATCCTCGAACAGCAACTCCGTGGCGCGGGATTTGTCGTCACCCTCGCCCCGAGTCCCCAAGCCGCCATCGAGTTTTTCCTGCTCGGGAATTCCTGCGACCTCGTCCTGCTGGACTACAACATGCCGGTCATGAACGGTGCGGAACTCGCCCTGGAGCTCGACCGCAGACATCCCCGCAGCCTGCCGCCCTTCATTCTCCTGAGTTCGCGGGGACACCTGACCGATGAGGCAGGCCCCCTGATCAGCCGCAGGCTCGCCAAGCCCGTCAAACCCAGCGAGCTGCTCTCACTGATTTCCGAAACGCTGCTGCCCACCAGCCACATCCGGGTGCCGACCCGTGCGGCGCCGGAATACGACACCTCCTTCGCCAACAAGTATCCGTTGAAAATACTCGTCGCCGAAGACATCGCCGTAAACCAGAAGGTCATCAGCCTGTTCCTCACCCGGCTCGGCTATCGGGCGGACATCGTCGCCGACGGATTGGAGGTGCTTGCCGCCCACGCCGCGGGAAACCATGACATCATCCTGATGGACCTCCAGATGCCGGAAATGGACGGTGTCGCCGCCACCCGCATGCTCCGCACCAACCCCAACGGCGCCTCGCGCCCCTACATCATCGCCTTGACCGCGAACGTCCAGTCCGAGCAGCAGATTGAAGCACGGGAGGTCGGATTCCAGGATTACCTCAGCAAACCGCTGCGCCCGGAATCACTCGCGAACGCCCTCGAAAGAGCCCACATCTGGCTCATGGCAAACCCTTAA
- a CDS encoding ROK family protein produces the protein MIAGIELGGTKTVVAIGTPEGKVVEEFRFPTTHPEETLAVAAEWLRARGTPGDICIAAFGPVGVVKGRENYGKILATPKAGWSDFSLTGALAEVFPEARYSIDTDVNAAALAEARIGAAAGLDDVAYITIGTGIGAGILSGGHLIHGSLHPETGHLKVPRHPEDTFKGVCPFHADCLEGLASGPAIAARWGKPADELPVGHPAWDMQAWYLAHGILSLLAIVSPEKVIVGGGVSQVAGLHEKINRLLVEIGAGYFPVLLTDGDYVVPPALGQEAGICGAFLLTGS, from the coding sequence ATGATCGCAGGAATCGAACTGGGCGGGACGAAGACCGTCGTCGCCATTGGCACGCCTGAAGGGAAGGTCGTGGAAGAGTTCCGCTTCCCCACAACCCACCCGGAAGAGACGCTTGCCGTTGCGGCGGAATGGCTGCGCGCGAGAGGCACTCCGGGGGACATCTGCATCGCCGCATTCGGTCCGGTGGGGGTGGTGAAAGGGCGGGAGAATTATGGAAAAATCCTCGCGACACCGAAGGCCGGTTGGTCGGACTTCTCGCTGACAGGCGCGCTGGCGGAAGTATTTCCCGAGGCCCGCTACTCCATCGACACCGACGTGAACGCGGCCGCCCTGGCGGAAGCACGGATCGGCGCGGCGGCCGGGCTGGATGACGTCGCCTACATCACCATCGGCACCGGCATCGGAGCGGGGATCCTGTCCGGAGGACATCTGATCCACGGTTCACTTCATCCTGAGACGGGTCACCTGAAGGTGCCGCGTCATCCCGAGGACACGTTCAAAGGCGTATGCCCGTTTCATGCGGACTGTCTGGAGGGCTTGGCAAGCGGCCCGGCCATCGCGGCCCGGTGGGGGAAACCGGCTGATGAACTGCCGGTCGGCCATCCCGCCTGGGACATGCAGGCGTGGTACCTCGCGCATGGGATCCTTTCCTTGCTTGCCATCGTTTCTCCGGAGAAGGTCATCGTCGGCGGAGGGGTCTCCCAGGTGGCGGGATTGCATGAAAAGATCAACAGGCTGCTTGTGGAAATCGGCGCGGGGTATTTCCCCGTTCTGTTGACCGATGGTGACTACGTCGTCCCGCCCGCCCTCGGCCAGGAAGCGGGAATATGCGGGGCGTTTCTGCTGACGGGTTCTTGA
- a CDS encoding FIST signal transduction protein produces the protein MKLLQTLLLPSLEWKNDHGRLAPADAELVFAFGIREIIESPDIYQELKKRFPAAHIALASTSGNLADQIIDDSGVLCTALRMEKSRTRAEVANLSSHPDLETLCAHLADVLAADDLRHVFVLSDGSSVNGTELSNTFNSKLPPQVTLSGGLAGDGTAFSKTVVGLDSVPTTGTIVAIGFYGNVELAFGSAGGWSGFGPERLVTRSEGNCLHELDGQPALHLYKTYLGSQAAGLPASALRFPLRVSQGENTPFIVRTILSIDEDANTMTFAGDVPEGAKVQLMRASYEDLIDGAQSAAEQAELPGAELVLCVSCVGRRIVLGQRTEEELESVRAAFGDSPVIGGFYSYGELAPSGHQLESQLHNQTMTITSFREV, from the coding sequence ATGAAATTACTTCAAACCCTCCTCCTGCCCTCCCTCGAATGGAAAAACGACCACGGGCGGCTCGCTCCGGCTGACGCCGAACTGGTGTTTGCTTTTGGAATCCGCGAAATCATCGAGTCTCCCGATATTTATCAGGAGCTGAAAAAACGATTTCCTGCCGCCCACATCGCCCTCGCCTCGACCTCCGGCAACCTGGCGGACCAGATCATCGATGACAGCGGAGTGCTCTGCACCGCTCTCCGCATGGAAAAGTCCCGCACCCGTGCGGAGGTTGCGAATCTATCATCCCACCCGGACCTCGAAACCTTGTGCGCCCACCTCGCCGACGTGCTCGCGGCGGACGATCTCCGTCACGTATTCGTGCTTTCGGACGGCAGTTCCGTCAACGGCACGGAATTGAGCAACACATTCAACAGCAAGCTTCCACCTCAGGTGACACTCAGCGGCGGTCTGGCCGGAGACGGCACCGCCTTCAGCAAGACCGTCGTGGGCCTGGACAGCGTCCCCACGACCGGAACTATCGTCGCCATCGGGTTTTACGGAAATGTGGAACTGGCCTTCGGCAGCGCGGGCGGCTGGAGCGGATTCGGCCCGGAACGCCTGGTCACCCGGTCCGAGGGCAACTGCCTCCACGAGTTGGACGGGCAGCCGGCACTCCATCTTTACAAAACCTACCTTGGCAGCCAGGCAGCCGGCCTGCCAGCCTCCGCCCTGAGGTTCCCCCTCCGGGTGTCGCAGGGAGAAAACACCCCCTTCATCGTCAGGACCATCCTCTCGATCGATGAGGATGCGAACACCATGACTTTCGCCGGTGACGTCCCGGAAGGGGCCAAGGTCCAGCTCATGCGGGCGTCCTATGAGGATCTCATCGATGGCGCGCAATCGGCGGCGGAACAAGCGGAACTGCCCGGAGCGGAACTGGTGCTCTGCGTCAGCTGCGTCGGCCGGAGGATCGTGCTGGGCCAGCGCACCGAGGAGGAACTCGAGAGCGTGCGGGCGGCCTTCGGGGACTCTCCGGTGATCGGCGGATTCTATTCCTACGGCGAACTGGCCCCCTCCGGGCATCAACTGGAAAGCCAGCTCCACAATCAAACCATGACCATCACCAGTTTCCGGGAAGTCTGA
- a CDS encoding amidohydrolase family protein → MIDSHHHLWSYSAGEYPWIPPGSPLANDHLLTELEQATASAGVDATVVVQARQVVEESHRLLSLADRSELIAGVVGWVPLVDENVAEPLARLAAHDKFKGVRHVLQDEPDDYFLRDDFHRGLSLLPDLDLRYDLLVYQNQLPASIRLVDRQPDLGIIIDHIAKPRILKGRIDPAWKAGMTELAKRENILGVKISGMVTEVSDPEIDEDTLRAYFEETLRIFGVDRLMFGTDWPVCLLRVDSCQTWTEMFRRFTASLSSDEKAAVGHDNAARIYGL, encoded by the coding sequence ATGATCGACTCGCACCACCACCTCTGGAGCTACTCCGCCGGGGAATACCCGTGGATTCCTCCCGGCTCGCCTCTGGCGAACGACCATCTCCTCACGGAGTTGGAACAAGCCACGGCCTCCGCAGGGGTGGATGCCACCGTGGTGGTGCAGGCGCGGCAGGTGGTGGAGGAGTCGCACCGGCTGCTTTCCCTGGCGGACCGGTCGGAACTCATCGCCGGGGTTGTCGGCTGGGTTCCTCTTGTGGATGAAAATGTCGCCGAGCCGCTCGCCCGCCTCGCGGCACATGACAAGTTCAAGGGCGTGCGACATGTTCTGCAGGATGAACCGGATGACTATTTCCTGCGGGACGATTTTCATCGCGGCCTGTCGCTGCTTCCCGATCTGGACCTGCGCTACGACCTGCTGGTTTACCAAAACCAGCTCCCGGCCTCCATCCGGCTGGTGGATCGCCAGCCGGACCTGGGCATCATCATCGATCACATCGCCAAACCCCGGATCCTCAAAGGCAGGATCGATCCCGCTTGGAAAGCAGGCATGACGGAGCTTGCCAAACGCGAGAACATCCTTGGCGTTAAAATCTCGGGCATGGTGACGGAAGTGTCGGACCCGGAGATCGATGAAGACACGCTGCGCGCCTACTTCGAGGAAACCCTCCGGATCTTCGGCGTGGACCGCCTGATGTTCGGCACGGACTGGCCGGTGTGCCTGCTTCGTGTGGATTCCTGCCAAACGTGGACGGAAATGTTCCGCCGTTTCACCGCCTCCTTGAGCAGTGATGAAAAAGCCGCCGTCGGGCATGACAATGCCGCGCGGATCTATGGTCTTTAA
- the eda gene encoding bifunctional 4-hydroxy-2-oxoglutarate aldolase/2-dehydro-3-deoxy-phosphogluconate aldolase, with the protein MIDRILAKRIVPVVVLDRVESAEPLAEALLEGGLDIMEITFRTAAAEESIRRIAARFPEILLGAGTLLEKEQVRRARDAGAVFGLAPGLNPAIIASAKEIGLQFSPGVMTPSDVEQALSLGCELLKFFPAEVAGGVDMLKALAGPYGHTGVRFIPTGGVSSGNLSAYLKLPVVAAIGGSWMVDKQLVNDGKWAEITRITREALAAAAEAR; encoded by the coding sequence ATGATTGACCGCATCCTCGCCAAACGCATTGTTCCCGTCGTTGTTCTCGACCGTGTCGAATCCGCCGAGCCGCTTGCGGAGGCGCTGTTGGAGGGGGGGCTCGACATCATGGAAATCACGTTCAGGACGGCGGCGGCGGAGGAGTCCATCCGGCGCATCGCCGCGCGGTTTCCGGAGATCCTGTTAGGGGCCGGAACATTGCTTGAAAAGGAACAGGTCCGGCGTGCCCGCGACGCGGGTGCCGTGTTCGGCCTGGCACCGGGCCTGAACCCGGCCATCATCGCCTCGGCGAAGGAGATCGGCCTGCAATTCTCCCCCGGGGTCATGACTCCCAGCGATGTGGAACAGGCGCTGTCGCTCGGTTGCGAACTGTTGAAATTTTTCCCGGCGGAGGTCGCGGGCGGTGTGGACATGCTCAAGGCCCTCGCCGGTCCATACGGTCATACAGGTGTCCGGTTCATCCCGACCGGTGGCGTGTCTTCCGGCAATCTGTCGGCCTATCTCAAGCTGCCTGTCGTCGCCGCCATCGGCGGTTCGTGGATGGTGGACAAGCAGTTGGTGAACGATGGGAAGTGGGCGGAAATCACTCGCATCACACGCGAGGCTCTTGCCGCCGCCGCGGAAGCCCGCTAA
- a CDS encoding PP2C family protein-serine/threonine phosphatase, translated as MTESAIFHWASLTHSGSRKPRNDDSLIAFASGALGAETLPAEGSLPLAQHDLVFAVSDGMGGGNAGDIASSTIVTQMAEIIPETFKAAAAGFFPDSISHLGDALRSIHEQINAAANGCPDKSGMAATLALTWFTPENLYLANAGDSRIYRSRGGVLEQLSRDHTAAWGQWKRGEISEIQYRNHPRRAALYEVVGGGHARVNPHFAAVSYEPGDCFLVCSDGLIDGLWERHISEALAGCTDCPMATAEKLLKRAVDNSGIDDTSLIVISVIA; from the coding sequence GTGACGGAATCCGCCATTTTTCACTGGGCGTCGCTGACCCACAGCGGCTCCCGGAAACCCCGCAATGACGATTCGCTCATCGCCTTCGCCTCCGGAGCGCTCGGTGCGGAAACATTACCCGCCGAGGGCAGCCTGCCCCTTGCCCAGCATGATCTCGTCTTCGCCGTTTCCGACGGCATGGGCGGAGGAAATGCCGGTGACATCGCGTCCTCAACCATCGTCACCCAGATGGCGGAGATCATCCCGGAAACGTTCAAGGCGGCTGCCGCGGGCTTTTTCCCCGATTCCATCAGCCACCTTGGAGACGCATTGCGCAGCATCCACGAACAGATCAACGCCGCCGCCAATGGTTGCCCGGACAAGAGTGGCATGGCCGCCACGCTGGCGCTCACCTGGTTCACTCCGGAAAACCTCTACCTCGCCAATGCAGGGGATTCGCGCATCTACCGCTCGCGCGGTGGCGTGCTGGAGCAGCTCAGCCGAGACCACACCGCCGCCTGGGGGCAGTGGAAACGGGGGGAGATCAGCGAGATCCAATACCGGAACCACCCCCGCCGCGCCGCGCTCTATGAAGTCGTCGGCGGGGGCCATGCCCGGGTGAATCCCCACTTCGCCGCCGTATCCTACGAACCGGGCGACTGTTTCCTCGTCTGCTCGGACGGCCTCATCGACGGTTTGTGGGAACGCCACATTTCGGAAGCCCTCGCCGGTTGCACGGATTGTCCGATGGCCACCGCCGAAAAACTCCTGAAACGCGCCGTGGACAACTCGGGTATCGACGACACGAGCCTGATCGTGATCTCGGTGATCGCCTGA